GCACGGGCGGGATGTACACGACGTCGAAGCCCATGCGGGCGATGGACGGCAGGCGGCGGGCCGCGGTGCGGAACGTCCCGCTCTTCCACGTGCCGTCGGCCTGCTTGCGGGCGCCCTCGCTGCGGGGGAAGAACTCGTACCAGCTGCCGAGGCCGGCGCGGCTCCGCTCGACGCGGAGCGCCTCGGGGGCGCTGCGGGTGACGAGGCTCGCGAGCGGCTTCACCAGCAGCACCGCGGCGAGGCGCGGGTCGGTGGCGACGCGGAGGCGCGAGGCGGGGGAGAGGGCGGGGTTCGCGAGCGCCTTGGCCGCGTCGCGGATGAGGGTCGTGTCGGGGTACTCGTCGACGGCGTCCGTCAGCAGCCGACTGCCGAGGGCGAATGTGACCTCGACGTCGAGCCCGGCCGGCACCTTGATCTCGGCCGCGTGCAGCCACGTGGCCCAGTCGTCGGTGTAGGCCTCGACCTGCCAGGCCCAGTCGCCCTCGGTCTCGAGCTGCACCTGGGCCGTCCACCGGTCGGTGCCGGGGATGCCGGCGACCATGCGGTGCCGGGTCTCGGCGCCCTCGGGGTCGATCGTGACGAGGTCGGCCCCGATCAGGTCGTGGCCCTCGCGGAAGACGGTCGCCCCGAAGGTGACCACCTCGCCGGAGAAGGCCTTCGTCGGGAACACTCGGTCGGGTGTCGTCGGGGTGAGGCCCGTGATGGGGATCCGCCCGACTCTGGGTTCGTATGCTGTCGCCACGCTGTCGACCGTACCCGGTCTGGCCCGCCCGGTCCCGACCCGGACACGACCCGGGCCCTGGTCGGGGCGCCGGGGGCGGATCGGGGTGCAGATCGCGTCTTTCGGGGTACAAACCGGTGTCCACCCTGTCGCCGACAGACGTCACGGTCCGTTTTGTCCCCCCAACTGGGTGCATGCATCGGCATGGATGGCCTGTCGGCACTTTGGGGGACCGCGTAATGTCGGATCTGTCGTCGCGGCCTGCCCGCCCGAAGAACCCGAACTCCTCGAGAGCCCGGCGCCCGACGACACCGATCGGCCGCCCGACCCGGAGCCGACAGCCCCTGCAGCGCCGTGTGCCACCCCGACGTCGACCCGACCGACGGTGCACGGCGGTGCTCGAGCGCGCCTCGGCGCGCGGAACAGGACCCACATGAACAAGCTCGTCAAGGGTGCCGTCGCCGGTGCCGCCGGCATCGCCCTCCTCCTCGGTGGCGCCGGGACCTTCGCCCTCTGGAACGCCAGCACCGAGGTCAACGCCGCCAGCGTCGCCTCGGGCACCCTCTCGCTCGCCCAGTCGTCGGCGGGCAGCTGGACCGACGTCACGAACGGCCGGAGCACGGCCCTGACGACCGCCCAGGTCGCCGCCTACAAGATCGTCCCCGGCAGCAAGCTGCAGTTCACGCAGCCGATCACCATCGCCGCCTCGGGCAACGACCTGCGGGCCGACCTCACCTACGACGCGGCTTCGGTCACCGGCAGCCTGAAGCCCTACGTGACGAACACGCTGACCCTCTCGACCGCCGCCGGCGCCACGACCCTGCCGTCCGGCGTCACCGCGGGCAGCACGGCCGGCAGCTACGTCGTCGCCCCCGTGTCCGCCGGGAGCACCTCGGCCGTCGTGACCTTCGTCGTCGAGCTGCCCTCGACGGTGTCCGACGCCGCCAGCCAGGGCGGCACGCTCGACCTGAGCAAGCTGACCTTCACGCTCAAGCAGCGCGCCATCGCGTAGCGGGTGCCGGTGGCCCGACGGCCGCCGCACCCCGCCTCACCGACCGGTGACCGGACCGCACCCGACGCGGTCCGGTCGCCACCTCCCGTCCCGCCCGCCCGACCAGGGGCTCACGGGCCACCGCATCGCACGACCGACCACCAGGGGGTGAGACGTTGACCGGACAGCCCGGCGGACGCGCGCGTCATCGCTCTCCCGAGCGCGCCTCCTCGTCCCGTCGTCCGCTGCGCTCGCTCTGGGCGGGGACGGCCGTCGTGGCCGGGGCGGTCGCCGTCGGGCTCGTGGCGACCGGCGGGACGTACGCGCTGTGGAACTCCGCGGTCGCCCCCACGGCCGTCACGGTCGCGTCGGGCACGGCGGGACTCTCGGTCGGCAGCGTCAAGGCACTCGACACGTCCGCCCTCGGCCCCGGCGGCGCGACCGCGGGCACGTTCACCGCGACCAACACGGGGTCGGTCGGCCTGTCCATGCGGGTCGCGGCGGGGACCACCACGGCATCGGCGACCGCCCTGCCCGGTGAGCTGACCGTGAAGCTCGCGGCCGTCACGAAGTCGGCGGACTGCGTCGCCGGCGTCGGCGGGTACTCCGCTCGACCCTCGGCGTTCGACACCGGCAGCGGCTACTTCACGCTGCCGGCCGGTGCCACCGCGACCGGGTGCGTCGTCGTCACCCTCGACTCGGACGTCCCCGCGACCCTGCAGAACCAGACCTCGTCGATCGGGCTCGTCCTGACCGGGACGCAGGTGGCCCCGTGACCGGGCGCCGCGTCGTGACGGGCCCACGGCCCCGGTCCGGTGTGCGATCGGCCCTGGCCGTCGTCGTCGTCGGCGTGATCGTCGGCGTCGCGCTGGCCTCCGGAGGGGCGGCCTCGGCGCTCTGGACGGCGTCCGCCACCCTCACCGAGAAGGTCGCGACCGGCGCCGTCGGGCTCACGGCCGGAACCGTCGACGGTCTGCAGGCCGACTACTCCGGATCGACCCGGTCGCTCACGGCGCCGTGGACCTTCACGAACTCGGGCACGGTCGCGGCCACGTACTCGACGCGCGGCAGCCTGAGCTCGGGCAGCTCCGCCGACCTCGCCGCGTCGATCGCCGTCGTCGGCTGGCCGGTGTCCGCGGCGTCCGCTTGCACCTCGACGGCGGCCGTCGGCTCGGGGAGCGTCAGCGGCACCTGGTCGGCCGTGCCGAACCTGTCGGGCACGCTCGCGAGCAAGGCCAGCGCGACCTGGTGTCTCCGCACCTCGATCGCGACCTCGTCGCCCACCGGACGCGTCAACCCGGTCCTCACCGTGTCGCTGGCCGCCGGATCGTGGACCGCGACCCCGCAGGACCGCCGCATCGTGCAGAACAACACGATCGTCCCCGCGCAGACCGCGGTCTGCCGCACCGACGGCGAGGCCTACGCGTGGCTCGACTTCGACCCCTCGACCCGCGCGACCGCGACCCGCTACGCGACCTACGTCGGCAGCACCCGGGTCTCGAACAACGAGCAGACCGGCGACTACCCGCACTTCGCGTTCACCCGCGACAACGTGCCGAAGGACCCCTTCGGCGACGGCCTGATCAGCGTCGACATCCGAGTGATGGTCGACGGCCAGCCGACCGACCTCATGGCCGTGGGCACGCTCAAGGTGGTCTACGACCAGTACGGGACGAGGAACATCCAGTGCGGGTGACCGGCGGCCGGGCGGTCGCGGTCGTCGTCGTCGCCACCGTCGCGGTGCTCGTCGCCACCGCCGGCGTCCTGTCGGCCGCGGCTCCCGCCACGGCCGCCGCCGCACCCCGCCTGATGGTCAGCGGCGACGGCGAGCACTGGCAGGGCCGCCTCGACTCGGCGCTGTTCGGCGACGACCTGCGGCTCGTCCCCGGGGCGAGTACGACGGGCACCTTCTGGGTGAAGAACCTCTCGAGCGAGCCGGCCGCGCTCAGCGCCCGCCTCGTCGACCTCACGACCTCGTCGCCCGCCTTCGCCGAGGCGGTCACGGTCAGCTCGCACTCCGACCTCGACGTCGGCGACCTGCCGCCTGTCACCCTGGCCGGTGACGGCTGCACCCCCGTGCTCGCGCCCGTCCGGCTCGCCGCGGGGCAGGAGGTGCCGGTCACCGTCTCGGTCGCCCTCGACGGTTCCGCTGCCGACGGCACCGGCGACCAGACCCTCGACTTCGGCGTGCTCGTCACGCTCACCGGGCTGGCCGGGGCGGCCGTGCCGGCGGGGTGCGCGTCGGCCGGGACCGCCGGTGCGGCGGACGCGGGCGCGGACACGGAGGCGAATGCGGACACGAGCGCAGGAGGCGCGGGGGGCGACCGCGTCTCGAGCGCGACGATCGAGGCGGTGACGACCCGCGCCTCCTCGGCTGGTGAGGCCGGCGGGGCGGCGTCCTCCGTCGGCGACGACTCCTCGGGCGGGACCACCGACGCGTCGGGCACGGACACCGAGCTGCCCGTCCACGCCCTCGACGTGCTCGACGACTTCGTGCCCGTGCCGTTGCGCGGCAGCTGGCTGCCGCTGCTCATCGCCGCGATCGCCGTGCTGGCGGGCGCGTTCGTGGCGGTCGGACGCCGCCGCCCGGACGACGACGAGACCGTGGGGGAGCAGCCGTGAGCGGCCGCCGCGCCGCCGTGCGGGAGAAGGGCCTGCTGCACGCGCTCGGCCTCGGCCTCAGTGCGGGGCTGTTCGTCCTCGTGCTCGGGCTCGCGACGGTGCTGATCGTCGTGCCGAAGGCCGCGGGGGCCACCCCGCTGACCGTGCTGACCAGTTCGATGGAGCCGCGGCTGCCCCCGGGCACCCTCATCGTGGTGAAGCCGACCCCGGCCGACGAGATCCGGATCGGCGACGTCGTGACCTACCAGATCGAGAGCGGCCGGCCCGAGGTGATCAGTCACCGGGTGATCGAGATCGTGTCGTCGTCGGACGGCGGCACCGCGTTCGTGACCAAGGGCGACAACAACTCCGAGCCCGACGAGGCCGCCGTGCTGCCCGAGCAGGTGCGCGGCACGCTGTGGTACTCGGTGCCGTGGCTCGGGTTCGTCAACCAGGTCGTGAACGGCGACGCCCGGTCGTGGATCGTGCCGCTGTTGGCGATCGCGCTGCTCGGCTACGCGGGCTACTCCCTGGCCACCGGCCTGGTGGAGGCGCAGCGTCGGCGGGCGCGGACGCGGAAGGCCCGCCCGGCCCCGCGCTGAGCGAGGGGCCGGACGGGCCTCGGGCGGTGCTCCTACTTCGTGAAGCCGACGACCGTCCAGTCCACGTCGCTCGCACCGGCGCGGGCGCCGAAGTTCGCGAGCTTCGGGCTCTGGAACGAGATGTACGGCGCCTGGATGATCGGCATCGAGTGCCCGATCTCCCAGATCTTCTCGTCGGCCTGGTTGTACAGGTCGGCGGCCTTCTCGGGGTCACCCTCGGCGACGGCCTGGCTGAGCAGGTCGTCGATCTCGGGGCTCGAGACACGACCGTAGTTCTGACCCTGCTCGTCCGAGTTGTAGATGCTGACGCCGGACGCCTGGTAGCCGGTGCCGGCCCAGACGAAGATCGTCATGTCGTAGTTGCCCGGGGTCACGTTGTCCTCGAAGAACGAGTCGAC
This genomic interval from Frigoribacterium sp. Leaf415 contains the following:
- a CDS encoding TasA family protein, whose protein sequence is MTGQPGGRARHRSPERASSSRRPLRSLWAGTAVVAGAVAVGLVATGGTYALWNSAVAPTAVTVASGTAGLSVGSVKALDTSALGPGGATAGTFTATNTGSVGLSMRVAAGTTTASATALPGELTVKLAAVTKSADCVAGVGGYSARPSAFDTGSGYFTLPAGATATGCVVVTLDSDVPATLQNQTSSIGLVLTGTQVAP
- a CDS encoding alternate-type signal peptide domain-containing protein — its product is MNKLVKGAVAGAAGIALLLGGAGTFALWNASTEVNAASVASGTLSLAQSSAGSWTDVTNGRSTALTTAQVAAYKIVPGSKLQFTQPITIAASGNDLRADLTYDAASVTGSLKPYVTNTLTLSTAAGATTLPSGVTAGSTAGSYVVAPVSAGSTSAVVTFVVELPSTVSDAASQGGTLDLSKLTFTLKQRAIA
- a CDS encoding signal peptidase I translates to MSGRRAAVREKGLLHALGLGLSAGLFVLVLGLATVLIVVPKAAGATPLTVLTSSMEPRLPPGTLIVVKPTPADEIRIGDVVTYQIESGRPEVISHRVIEIVSSSDGGTAFVTKGDNNSEPDEAAVLPEQVRGTLWYSVPWLGFVNQVVNGDARSWIVPLLAIALLGYAGYSLATGLVEAQRRRARTRKARPAPR